The following proteins are co-located in the Takifugu flavidus isolate HTHZ2018 chromosome 16, ASM371156v2, whole genome shotgun sequence genome:
- the myo10l1 gene encoding unconventional myosin-X isoform X1 has translation MEAFFTEGARVWVREKEQLLPATVNSCGDGILVITTDYGEVLYLQQAEVTRERVYAMHQSSIDGVEDMSALAELHEAAIMHNLYQRYQKDNIYTNIGSILAAVNPYKQIPGLYDLDRVDLYSKHHLGELPPHIFAVANECYRCIWKRHDSQCVLISGESGAGKTESTKLLLQFLSVMSQNSAGTPSSEKSTRVEQAIVQSSPIMEAFGNAKTVYNNNSSRFGKFIQLHFSECGNIQGGCIIDYLLEKNRVVRQNPGERNYHIFYALLAGATKEHKNLYFLEDSPELFHYLSQSGCLKDKSLNDKELFNSVMEALKVLQFTEDEIRDMFKLLSGVLQLGNIEFMTAGGAQITTKQVVSNASELLGLDAFQLSEVLTQRSIILRGEEICSPLTIEQAIDSRDSVAMALYSQCFSWIILKINQKIKGKENFKSIGILDIFGFENFEVNRFEQFNINYANEKLQEYFNKHIFSLEQLEYNREGVQWDAIDWMDNAECLDLIEKKLGLLALVNEESRFPKGTDFTLLEKLHSRHSTNPYYVKPRLADHQFGIKHYAGEVLYDVKGILEKNRDTFRDDILNLLKDSRLDFIYDLFEKVGSRNNEEKMGTARRKPTVSSQFRDSLHALMATLSVSNPFFIRCIKPNMKKNPNVFDPEVVLNQLRYSGMLETVKIRRAGFPVRRTFKDFFSRYKIIMKDRVPAAAAADDKKKSTDLLIKYDKTKKEWQLGKTKVFMKESLEHRLEKDRDEVRCQAAMIIRAHLLTFSAKKHFKQVRSSVITLQKHLRRHVQRKRFVKQRQAALVLQRHRRGQVARARARKLREEKKKVEEEQKKKEEEEKGASGTDEQEETTDTDDKKDETRQMEEILQLEREIERLQKKREDEVSQLCESSRQELQLRRDAELKRMKKVASRKATELIDLLNFKGVDPSQGDVSMKAAAEVKPQNAVSAACSKSKEEEIDEGFHAEEECIPLPDFPPPAETDAPLDKDIFAHLPPPPPAFAEGTVPPAVPPAPPLPTDDVPLAGIPPPPPLPPPTDNAGVPLPPPSEEVKAEPERKVSMVESLVDGDEPIYSMPADTESDYDQEEEEGSVTAGDDSSVSGSNRGSAAVTDEEHPRKSTCTNASVESCRGSSDSYADSEDEHDGMMDTDEEVTNGRVTLFNGNGPPYFHGYLYMKAGLMIPWRRRWCVLKDETFMWFRSKQESLKSGWLYKKGGGLSTLSRRLNWKMRWFVLRDSKLMYYDNDSEEKLKGTIDIRAAKEIVDNHEKENALNIVTDERTYQVFAESPEDASGWFNVLSKVRVCTPEQLLDMSHEQANPKNAVGTLDVGLIDSVCASDNPDRPNSFVIITANRVIHCNSDTPEEMHHWISLLQKPKGDARIDGQEFLVRGWLQKEVKTNAKSTSLKLKKRWFVLTHNSLDYYKSSERNSSKMGTLVLNSLCSIIQPDERVHRETGYWNIIVYGRKHSYRLYTKMLNEAMRWTAAIQGVIDSKTPIETPTLQLIRDIKENSVNPEIVEQMYRRNPILRYTQHPLHAPLLPLPYGEVTSLQRQQGYASLQDEAVRVFNSLQEMETLADTVPIIQGILQTCQDLRPLRDEVYCQVIKQTNHVPQPNSPANRAHWHLLTCMSCTFLPSRAILRYLRFHLKRVRERFPGTDIERYASFIGESLKKTKTREFVPSQEEIAALLLRQEMSTTVYCHGGGSCKISINSHTTAGEVVEKLIRGLAMEDSKNLFSLFEHNSVTDRALESRVIVADVLAKFERLAGSEEEEEEGEWKLYFKLYCFLDVESVPKEGVEFAFMFEQAHESLISGHFPASEETLQHLAALRLQYLHGDGAGRAGWSLGSVYPIGRLRNRILHSTKPGVGTTGGAGGGPGDGKGTIGGQGGVPVAVEKRKTPSFLDGTLRRSFKTGSLKKQKVEEEQMLEMWVKEETSATRTSVLEKWTRLQGMPQHQAMLKYMSIIKEWPGYGSTLFDVECKEGGFPHDLWLGVSADNVSVYKRGEPKPLETFQYEHITFFGASSLCTYKIIVDEREMFFETPLVGEITKIMRAYINMMVKKRCSIMSVTSVASSWVR, from the exons tggTGAATCAGGGGCAGGAAAGACAGAAAGCACCAAACTGCTGCTTCAGTTCCTGTCAGTAATGAGCCAGAACTCAGCCGGGACGCCTTCATCAGAGAAAAGTACTCGGGTGGAACAGGCCATCGTACAGAGCAG TCCGATCATGGAAGCGTTCGGCAACGCCAAGACGGTTTACAACAACAACTCCAGCCGCTTTGGAAAATTCATCCAACTCCACTTCTCTGAGTGTGGAAACATCCAGGGCGGCTGCATCATTGACT ATCTGCTGGAGAAG AATCGAGTGGTACGCCAAAACCCCGGTGAAAGAAACTACCATATCTTCTATGCTCTGCTTGCAGGAGCCACCAAAGAGCATAAAA ACCTCTATTTCCTGGAAGACTCTCCTGAATTGTTCCACTACCTCAGCCAGTCAGGTTGTCTGAAGGACAAGAGTCTGAATGACAAAGAGCTGTTTAACAGCGTCATG GAGGCGTTGAAGGTGCTACAGTTCACAGAGGACGAAATCAGAGACATGTTTAAGCTGCTGTCAGGAGTCCTCCAGTTGGGAAACATCGAGTTCATGACTGCCGGAGGAGCGCAGATCACCACCAAGCAAG TGGTCAGTAATGCCAGTGAACTGCTGGGACTGGATGCCTTCCAGTTGTCTGAAGTCCTGACTCAACGGTCCATAATCCTCAGGGGGGAGGAAATATGCTCCCCACTCACTATAGAGCAG GCCATAGATTCCCGAgactctgttgccatggcgttaTATTCCCAGTGTTTCTCCTGGATCATCCTCAAGATAAATCAGAAGATTAAAGGCAAAGAGAATTTTAAATCCATCGGCATCCTCGACATCTTTGGCTTTGAGAACTTTGAG gtgaatcggtttGAACAATTCAACATCAACTATGCCAACGAGAAACTTCAGGAGTACTTCAATAAGCACATCTTCtccctggagcagctggagtaCAACAG GGAAGGTGTGCAGTGGGACGCCATAGACTGGATGGACAATGCAGAGTGTCTCGACCTGATAGAGAAG AAACTGGGCTTGTTGGCGCTGGTGAACGAGGAGAGTCGATTTCCCAAAGGCACTGATTTCACTCTGCTGGAGAAACTGCACAGCAGACACTCT ACAAATCCATATTATGTCAAACCTAGACTCGCTGACCATCAGTTTGGGATCAAACATTACGCTGGGGAG GTCCTGTATGATGTTAAAGGGATTCTGGAGAAGAACAGAGACACCTTCAGAGATGACATCCTAAACCTGCTCAAGGACAGCAG ACTGGACTTTATTTATGACCTGTTTGAAAAGGTCGGCAGCAGGAACAATGAGGAGAAGATGGGAACGGCTCGACGCAAACCAACCGTCAGCTCTCAGTTCAGG GACTCCCTCCATGCGCTCATGGCCACTCTCAGTGTGTCCAACCCTTTCTTCATCCGCTGCATAAAGCCCAACATGAAGAAG AACCCAAACGTGTTTGACCCAGAGGTTGTCCTGAACCAGCTGAGGTATTCTGGGATGTTGGAGACAGTGAAGATCCGTCGAGCCGGGTTCCCCGTGCGCAGAACTTTCAAAGATTTTTTCTCTCG GTATAAGATTATTATGAAAGACAGAGtcccggcagcagcagcagcagatgataaGAAGAAGAGTACAGACCTTCTAATCAAATATGATAAGACCAAGAAAGAATGGCAGCTTGGCAAAACCAAG GTGTTTATGAAAGAGTCCCTGGAGCACCGTttggagaaagacagagatgaaGTCAGGTGTCAAGCTGCCATGATAATTCGAGCCCACCTTCTAACCTTCTCTGCCAA GAAGCATTTCAAGCAGGTTCGTTCTAGTGTTATCACCCTCCAGAAGCACTTACGAAGGCACGTCCAGCGCAAGCGGTTTGTGAAGCAGCGCCAGGCAGCGCTGGTGCTGCAGCGGCACCGACGAGGGCAGGTGGCCCGTGCTCGGGCTCGGAAGCttagagaggagaagaagaaggtagaggaagagcagaagaagaaggaagaggaggagaaaggggcATCGGGCACAGATGAGCAGGAAGAGACAACCGATACAGATGATAAAAAG GATGAGACCCGGCAGATGGAGGAAATCCTGCAgttggagcgggagatcgagcGCTtacagaagaagagggaggatgaggTGTCCCAACTCTGCGAGTCCTCCAGGCAGGAGCTCCAGCTGCGCCGCGATGCGGAGCTGAAGCGGATGAAGAAGGTGGCGTCCCGCAAAGCCACGGAACTCATCGACCTCCTGAACTTCAAAGGTGTGGATCCCTCGCAGGGAGACGTTTCaatgaaagctgctgcagaggtcaaGCCACAGAACGCTGTGAGTGCTGCCTGCAGTAAATCCAAAGAGGAAGAGATAGATGAAGGCTTCCATGCGGAGGAGGAATGTATCCCTCTCCCTGACTTCCCTCCACCTGCTGAGACAGACGCTCCTCTGGATAAGGACATATTTGCCCAtttacctcctcctccacctgctttTGCAGAGGGGACGGTGCCTCCTGCAGtccctcctgcacctcctctgcCCACTGACGACGTGCCCCTTGCCGgaatccctccccctcctcctctccctccacccaCGGATAATGCGGGTGTTCCGCTCCCACCCCCCTCAGAGGAAGTTAAGGCAGAGCCAGAGAGGAAGGTGAGCATGGTGGAGAGCCTGGTGGACGGGGATGAGCCCATCTACAGCATGCCGGCCGACACCGAGTCAGATTacgatcaggaggaggaggagggatccGTCACCGCCGGAGACGATAGCTCCGTATCCGGGAGCAACCGCGGCAGCGCAGCTGTGACGGATGAGGAGCACCCAAGGAAGTCCACCTGCACCAATGCAAGCGTCGAGTCCTGCAGAGGCAGTTCTGACTCT TATGCAGACAGTGAGGACGAACATGATGGCATGATGGACACCGACGAAGAAGTGACGAATGGCAGAGTGACTTTATTTAATGGCAACGGTCCGCCATACTTCCATGGCTACCTCTACATGAAGG ctggcCTAATGATTCCATGGAGGAGGCGCTGGTGTGTGCTGAAGGACGAAACCTTCATGTGGTTCCGGTCGAAACAAGAGTCGCTTAAGTCCGGCTGGCTGTACAAAAAGGGAGGAGGGCTCTCCACTTTGTCACGGAGGTT AAACTGGAAGATGCGCTGGTTCGTGCTGAGGGACAGTAAGCTGATGTACTATGACAACGACAGCGAAGAGAAGCTGAAAGGAACCATCGACATTCGGGCTGCCAA AGAAATTGTGGATAATCATGAAAAGGAGAACGCGCTCAACATTGTGACCGATGAGAGAACCTATCAGGTGTTTGCTGAGTCACCAGAGGATGCAAG cgGCTGGTTTAACGTTCTCAGTAAGGTGCGTGTCTGCACTCCAGAGCAACTGCTGGACATGTCCCACGAACAGGCCAACCCAAAGAATGCTGTG GGAACTCTGGATGTGGGGTTGATTGACTCTGTCTGTGCTTCAGACAATCCCGATCG ACCCAACTCCTTCGTCATCATTACTGCCAACCGTGTGATCCACTGCAACAGCGACACACCAGAGGAGATGCACCACTGGATTAGTCTCCTGCAGAAACCCAAAGGAGATGCCAGGATTGATGGCCAGGAGTTCCTAGTCAGAG GCTGGCTGCAGAAAGAGGTGAAGACAAATGCTAAGAGCACctccctgaagctgaagaagcgcTGGTTCGTGCTGACCCACAATTCTCTGGATTACTACAAGAGCTCAGAGAGAAACTCATCCAAGATGGGAACTCTGGTCCTCAACTCTCTCTGCTCCATCATTCAGCCAGATGAACGTGTGCACAGGGAGACAG gttactgGAACATCATCGTGTATGGGAGGAAGCATTCTTACCGTCTCTATACCAAGATGCTGAATGAGGCCATGCGATGGACAGCCGCCATTCAGGGAGTCATAGACAGCAAGACTCCCATCGAAACGCCAACGCTGCAGCTGATCAGAGACATTAAG GAGAACAGCGTGAACCCGGAAATAGTTGAGCAAATGTACAGGAGGAACCCCATTCTCAGATACACCCAGCACCCTCTACACGCACCTCTACTGCCGCTGCCGTATGGAGAGGTCACCAGCT TGCAACGACAGCAGGGTTACGCCAGTCTTCAAGATGAGGCGGTGCGAGTTTTTAACTCCCTACAGGAGATGGAGACTCTGGCAGACACCGTGCCCATCATCCAGGGTATCCTGCAGACCTGCCAGGACCTGCGTCCTCTCAGGGATGAG GTCTACTGTCAGGTGATAAAACAGACCAATCACGTGCCTCAGCCTAACAGCCCTGCCAATCGGGCGCACTGGCATCTCCTCACCTGCATGAGCTGCACCTTCCTCCCCAGCCGAGCCATCCTCAGATACCTCCGCTTCCACCTGAAGAG GGTGCGTGAGCGCTTTCCTGGTACAGATATTGAGCGTTACGCAAGCTTCATTGGTGAATCCTTGAAGAAGACCAAGACTCGTGAGTTCGTCCCCTCTCAGGAGGAGATTGCCGCCCTGCTGTTGAGACAGGAGATGAGCACCACTGTCTACTGCCACGGTGGGGGATCCTGCAAGATCTCCATTAATTCACACACCACAGCTGGAGAG GTTGTGGAGAAGCTCATCAGAGGTTTGGCCATGGAGGACAGCAAAaacctgttttctctcttcGAGCACAACTCTGTCACAGACAGAGCACTAGAGAGCAGAGTGATCGTCGCAGACGTTCTTGCCAAGTTTGAAAG ACTGGCAggcagtgaagaggaggaggaggaaggagaatggAAGCTCTACTTCAAGCTGTACTGCTTTTTGGATGTGGAGAGTGTCCCAAAAGAAGGCGTAGAATTTGCTTTTATGTTTGAGCAG GCCCACGAGTCTCTAATAAGTGGTCACTTCCCAGCTTCTGAGGAAACCTTGCAGCACTTGGCTGCTTTACGCCTTCAGTATCTCCACGGTGACGGTGCAGGCCGGGCCGGCTGGAGCCTGGGAAGCGTTTACCCGATTGGGCGCCTCCGCAACCGCATCCTTCACTCCACTAAACCAGGTGTGGGGACgacaggtggagctggaggaggacctggagatgggAAAGGTACTATAGGAGGTCAGGGAGGTGTTCCGGTGGCAGTGGAGAAGCGAAAGACCCCCAGTTTCCTGGATGGCACCCTAAGGAGAAGCTTTAAAACTGGTTCTCTGAAGAAGCAGAAG gtggaggaggagcagatgttggagatgTGGGTGAAGGAGGAGACGTCTGCGACACGGACCAGCGTCCTGGAGAAATGGACCCGGCTACAGGGCATGCCCCAGCATCAAGCCATGCTTAAATATATGAGCATCATCAAGGAATGGCCTGGATATGGATCCACTCTGTTTGACGTGGAG TGTAAGGAGGGCGGTTTCCCTCATGATCTGTGGCTGGGTGTGAGCGCTGATAACGTGTCAGTGTATAAACGAGGTGAACCCAAACCTCTGGAGACCTTCCAGTACGAACACATCACCTTCTTTGGGGCGTCGTCGCTCTGCACCTACAAGATCATTGTGGACGAGAGGGAAATGTTCTTTGAGACGCCACTG GTGGGGGAGATCACCAAGATAATGAGGGCTTACATCAACATGATGGTGAAGAAACGCTGCAGCATCATGTCAGTGACCAGCGTCGCCAGTTCATGGGTCAGGTGA